One Plasmodium sp. gorilla clade G2 genome assembly, chromosome: 12 genomic window carries:
- a CDS encoding liver stage associated protein 1 → MKTIIIGTLFSLILYTIIINQCICVSNTLPIEYLDYETLKENVKIRDSNTKAQLIILSAVCSSVLLAISSLWGIRLHYNHEMNKKEINNYELNSNLLKDTDFYMVE, encoded by the coding sequence atgaaaacaataataataggaACCCTTTTCagtttaatattatatacaattattataaatcaaTGTATTTGTGTCTCTAATACACTTCCTATTGAATATTTGGATTATGAAACCCTCAAAGAAAATGTCAAAATTAGAGATAGTAACACAAAAGCTCagttaattattttatcagCTGTATGTAGTAGTGTCTTACTCGCAATTAGTTCCTTATGGGGTATCAGATTACATTATAATCatgaaatgaataaaaaagaaattaataattatgaattaAATAGTAATCTATTAAAAGATACAGATTTTTATATGGTAGAATAA